CAATACATCGGTTTTTTTCAAGAATAGTAGAGACTTCCTTGGAAAATTTCTCAGTTTAAAATCCAGTTTTCCTTTGAAATAATTTAAACGGAAAATGTCTGAATATCCCAGATTGGAAATTTCGATTTAAACTGGGGTGGGAACATTGATATTGTCCAATAATAGTACAATTTGAACCCAGTCACTTTGTTGCAATtgtgtttatttctttttcaaagGGATACTTGTTGAATGGTAAAACCGAGTAAGCAGCAAAGTTGGCAACCAAGAGCATAGGTATTAAACATACTAGCACCTTAGATGGAGAACAGTGAATTGAAGCCCCCAGCCAAAGCCCGTCTCTCTTATCCCTGCCAAGGACATAGAGGAGGTCAATGGGATTAGAAACTAGATTTCTGCTCTAGTGCCGTATCCTTTCTCCTACAGTGCTGCTATCTAAACCCAAATGCTGTAAATAGGGGCAGTTAACATACACATAATAAGACACAGATCATCCCCCATAGAACTCAGAGTTcaagaagagaaggaagagaaagggatggaggggaaacagaggcatagggaggggaagtgactggcccaacGTCACAGAGCAGTTCAGTGGTAGAGCCAAGAACAAAACCCAACTCTCCTGATGGCCACTGACCCGCACACCCAAAAAGTGACAGAGATAAATGACACAGCAGACAGGTAGAGGAATGATGCTGCTAGCCCATCAGAACACACAGATGGAAAAGCAGTCAGGAATTGGTGTCATAAATCAATACGTTTGCAGGCAGCCAGCCATCTATGTGGTGTTGCAGTGAAATCGTTACAGGCGAGCTGTCAAACATAATGCCAAGTCCATCTCGTATTTATATGAAAGGTGGATATCAGGCAGTGTTGGCATTTTAGCAATTTAGTTTCATGCCCAAGTCCAGAGCTTTCTGTTTGTAGCAAGAGGGGATCCATCTTGGCTAGAATTGTTGCACTGGGACAGTACTTTGCTCCATCCTTCACATGGCATTTTATTAAGCCACATCCTGAGCCAGACCTTCAGATGGTGCAAActgatgcagctccattgactttaagggaGATGTGCCAATTTACATTCATGTGATAACACACCACTCCTAGTTAATAGAAGTGATGAGTGCTGTGCATTGTTGGCACTCACATCATGATATATTGCTGCAGGGAATCAGGGTCACTCCCACTGTCACTGTAATCTCCACCACTGTTTTTGTCCTTCCCTCCACAGCCATCACACAAtgaactgagaaagaaaatgtccaaccgaACCATTGTGACCaaattccttctcctgggattctctgatgttcatgagctgcagattttgcactttgtgGTGTTCCTGGTGATTTACCTGGCAGGCCTGATGGGAAATCTTCTCATCATCACAGCCATAGCCCTCGACCACcatcttcacacccccatgtacttcttcctgttGAACCTATCCATCCTAGATCTTGGCTCCATCTCCGTCAccatccccaaatccatggccaattcCCTCATGAACACCAGGGTGATTTCTTATCCTGGATGTGTCACCCAagtctttctctttttcttcttcacTGGAACTGATCTTGCCTTACTCACCATCATGGCATACGACCGACATgtcgccatctgccaaccactgcactatgagagAGTTGTGAATAGGAGAGCGTGTGTTCAAACGGCAACCAGTGCCTGGATTACTAGTATTGTCTACTCTGCCCTGCACACTGGGAGCACCTTCAAGTTACCCTTCTGCCAGACCAATGTCATCAACCAGtccttctgtgaaatcccccagttACTCAAACTCATCTGCTCtgactcagacctcagtgaagtTGGGGCTATTGCCTTAGGTGCATTTTTAGGTTtaaactgctttgtttttataattatgtcttatgttcagatcttcaaaaCCATGCTAAGAATCCCTTCTGAGCAGGGCTggtataaagccttctccacctgcctccctcacctCACTGTGGTCTCTTGGTTAATTTTCACTGGCATCTTTGCCTAcctgaaacccacctccagctcagcATCAGGTCTAGATCTCGTGGTGGGTGTTCTCTATTCCCTGGTACCTCCAGTGATGAATCTGATCATCTACAGCGTGAGGAACAAGGAGATCAAAGCTGCATTGAAGAAACTAATTGTGTGGAGGTTGTTCACCAAGAGTTAAAATGTCCCTCATTGCACCTTGACTGTGATTTCATTCTGAGTTTCTTTGTAGATATAATCAACTGATGACAAAATTGTCTCTTTGAGAACATAGGGTGCAATCTGTTTATGAAATCACAAAATGTGgactagctccactgaagttaaattAGTTAGTATAAGATTACACCAGTGTACATAAGATCAGAATCTAAATATCTTTCCATACATCTATATAGACACCTATATATTTGTCTTTGGGATTTATAGGGCTTCTGTCACCGCACTATCTGAGCATGTTGCACACAATATCAACAGCCATATCTAACTCACAGGTAGACTTCAAGAAGTCTGTGGCTCTTCTCCTTTTTTGGGATAAAAATTGTGATGGGGTATGAGAGGCTTGGCTTGTGTGTTTGcttgtttctttttcattttgtttaattttgttgaTTCATTCATTTACTTGTTTCTTTGTTCCAGGTGGCTTTTGGGGGGGGTAGGAGCTTTGGAGGGTGGAGTATGTTTGACTAAATGGTGGTATCCATTTAATTTGCCATCTATTCAAGGTGTAAATGTCATAATCTCTTTGATGGGGTTTTCTGAGACACTTGAAGTTTTGCTTTCCCCATTGATGAAGAATTGAAAAAAAGTTTCTGCAGGtgccttctatgataagataactggctctgtggatgaggggaaagcaatggatgtgttattccttgactttagcaaagcttttgatacagtctcccacagtattcttgccagcaagttaaagaagtatgggctggatgaatgaactataaggtggatagaaagctggctagatcgtcggactcaacaggtagtgatcaatggctccatgtctagttggcagccggtagcaagtggagtgccccaagggtcgatcctagggctggttttgttcaatatcttcattaatgatctggagcatggtgtggactgcactctcagcaagtttgcacatgacactaaactgggagaagtggtagatatgctggagggtaaggataggatacagagggacctagacagattagaggattgggccaaaagaaacctgatgaggttcaacaaggacagttgcagagtcctgcacttaggacggaagaatccgaTGCACTGCTACTGATTAGGGACCGAgcagctaggcagcagttctgcagaaaaggacctaggggttacagtggatgagaagctggatatgaatcaacagtgtgcccttgttgccaagaaggctaatggcattttgggctgtataagtaggagcattgccagcagatcgagggatatGATAATTCCCttctattctgcattggtgaggcctcatctggaatactgtgtccagttttgggccccatactacaagaaggatatggaaaaattggaaagagtccagcagagtgcaacaaaaatgattagggggctggagcacatgacttatgaggagaggctaagggaactaggattatttagtctgcagaagaaaagaataagggaggatttgatagctgctttcaactacctgaaagggggttccaaagaggatggagctagactgttctcagtggaaccagatgacagaacaaggagtaatggtctcaagttgcagtgggggagatttaggttggatattaggaaaaaaaaactttttcactaggagggtggtgaagcactggaatgggttacctagggaggtggtggaatctccttccttagaggtttttaaggtcaggctggacaaagccctagctgggatgattcagttgggtatcggtcctgctttgagcaggggggtgtactagttgacctcctgaggtcccttccaaccctgatattctatgattctatgattctatgactgttcCCATTTCAGCTGAGAGAGGGACCATCTCACCTCTAGATCACAGGGAACAATTTGGTCCCAGGGGGGTATAAGACAAAAGTTTATTCCATCAAATGTGTATCTGACAGTCAGTGGAGCAGGGCATAGTTGAAAATTGAGCCCTTTTTGAAAATGCAGTTTGTAGAACACATATGTTCTGTACAAAGACCAGCATCACCAGGGATATATTTGCACCCTTGTACTCCATTACTATAGAGAGGTCCAAGGGCATGGAGAGGGGAATCCCCTGTCATATAGAAAAAAGGTTcctccagggcaggggagaggtaCATTTCCAGGGAGTAGCACTTAGGGGAAGATTACACAGCTGCTACTTGGGCTTCTATGTGTTCTACTGAAAAATGTGAAACTTCAGACCCTTGGACTTATGATCTGGCCTCTTCCTATTTGGGTGATACAAAAGAAAACAGCAGACAAGGGGACATGACAAATCTGTGAGTCTTAAGGCTGGTATATGCAGAGGAGTGTAAGGGCAACAGGTGCCTGCACTCCCCTTGTGCGGTCAATGGGCGTTTGGCAGTTAATTACCAGAAGCCACTCTGAAAATCCCTGTGACAGCTCACAGTCTGGAGCAAGAGTCCATTGTATTGCCCCACATTCTGCAGAACCCACATCCCCTTGTTTCTGCTCTAATTGCACAGGATTCTGCAGAGTCAGTTACAGGTCTCTCCACAGGGCCAAGCCCAACCCTGGTGCCTCTACATGAAATCAGTGAATTTGTACCCAGGATACATTACGCCGATTCTGTTGAGCTGTTCTCTACTCACTCCCCTGCTAATGCTTGCTGGAGATAATCACATCTCTGTGGCCCTCATAGGCATTTCATAGGGGATTCCCAACTTGGTCCAATAGTCTGATTGCTTTGGTTGCGATCAATACCTGAACCCCTGGGCTGCTGTTATGTCTTTTGCACAGCAGGCAGAACCTAAATgcagtggcagggccagggccttgaTTGTGTTGCAATCTTTAGAGAACAGGACAATTCCTGGCCTTAGAGCCCCTGGACATTTGAAAGGAAATGAGGTCTCAGTTCACACCCCATTTCCATGTGAATGCTACAGACAGCGCAGAGTACTATGGCATGGGATAGCTCAGGAGATAAGAGATTAAATCCCTACTTTCATCTCCAAGTCATCTGTTCAAATCTAGCTGCAGTGGCTCTGTGTCCTCCCCCCTTCTCACTTCTGTGAAAAGGGAAGATGTGTGTCTCAACCCCTTGGACATATCATGATAGACCCCACCGACAGCCCATCCATCCAAATTGGGACCAGTTGACCCTCTGTGAGCAACCTCAGCAGAGACAAAGAGACCATCTCAGAAGTGGGAGGGGGTAGTTCAATCTCTTTGTCCCAGTCACTTCATGTTCTCTCCATGGAGATTGTGATAGCCATCAAAATGGACATTTGTTGCCAACCAAACATTGTGATGGGTTATGTAGGGATGAGTTCAAAGTTGGTGCATACAACATAAGAGTGTGTTGTGTTACAACTCCAGTCATTTTAGGGCTCCATCAATGTTTGAATGTGATGTCTTTGTTATTATTAAGACAAtatttgaaataattattttgagCCACATTTGCAAATGTTACTTTTGTTCTCCTCCCCCAAATTACACCATATGGCACATGCAAATGACATATTTAGGCTGGAATTTCAAAGGATTCTAAGGTAGTGCACTAGAAAGGAATTTAGAAGAACTTGATtcaggcccaggtcctcaaaggttttaggcacctaactcccatgagCCTTGGCTCATTGATTTGCCACTGGCATATGTAGTGTCTTTGGGCAATAGCCAATACTTAATGCATCACAGGAAGACTAGAAGTCACCTGACCCATTCACAATCTATACAATTTTTGTCCCTAATCCAGCAATCAACTTCTACACTTTTCACTCACACCGATAAATTCATTCCTCATCTATTCACCATAACATTCTCTCACCTCAACTAATTAATGCAGTCATACTACCTCTTCAATCCACTGCTTCAAGGAAAATTTGCAAGAATGAGTAAGCCTCAGGGCACATCCTGAAGGTCAATAAAGTTGGGCTGTAGCATGAGAAGGCAATTCCAGTGTCAATGAACGACCACCTATTTTCGCAAGCGTCTCAGCAAATAATAACAACCTGGTGTTCAATGAGCATCACTATTAAAATATATAGCACAACATTGCACCAAAGGAAACTTCGAGCTACAGTTTTGATTGTCTCTCCCAGAAGCTTGAGTCAGCTCTTACCCTGTATCATTTGAAGAACTGAGCAACAGCAATAAAAACATGTTTATATGAATATTagtttaacttttaaaatcaatttggCTCAGGTGAGTCATTCCACCAATACAGCCCTGAATGTTCATGGTAACAGTGAACTTGAACCAATTGGGATAGGATATTTCAAAGGGGCCCAAGGGAACTGGGTgctgaactcccactgaaagtcaataggagttggatgTCTAATTACCATAGGGCCAATTGCAAATCACATCCATACCCGCTAATCCAAAGTGGGaaaaaaagcacttaagcatgagtTCAGTCGTAAGCCTTCAGTAGGACTTCTCTCATGTTTAATGTTAAGCACTGGCTTACATGTTTTTCCAGATCAGTGCCTTAGTTCAGAATATTCAAAGGAGTTTGAGTTTTAAATTCATAATCATTGAGTGTTTGGACAAGAAGCTACCATTGTGACAGTACCTCCCaaaaggctttatggaaatatacttagaatgtgttttatgctacatatgccatgtaacatatctcaaaggttatgatctactgaatgtattaatcctatttgtatgaatgtatcatttttgtattcgaagttatgaatgttgtctgtgtactggcttgatttctaaataaccttagtagagcatttggtcagttcctggagaaaggaatgttgaaatgaagtacctaatcaagaaacacttaaaggacaatggatcttggaatgctccaatccacataagaagtctacttgaggacgttcaagtagcatgtaaacaatggatgctacctgtaaaaactgtgagtcattcatggacatgtgacttgtctaggtgactcctaaactccatcttggagctggactttgcataggggTGAGAAAGGGGTCTCCTGTGATCCACAAGAggaagtctatttaaacccctgggagacccctccattttgtcttcagctggctaaagagagagcctccccacctcccagaatacttggaagaaactggaacaaaaggcAGTGACTGCAAGGAGTAtgggtgattgctggacccaggctaaaaggagattagtctgtaaaagggagcattctggaactggtaaggatcttatctgtattcagtttgattagacatagattttcacattttattttattttgcttggtgacttactttgttctgtctgttactagttgaaaccacttaaatcctactttctgtatttaataaaatcactttttacttattaattaactcagagtatgtattaatacctggggtggcaaacagctgtgcatatctctctatcactgttatagagggggaacaatttatgagttaaccctgtataagctttatacagggtaaaacagatttatttgggtttagaccccattgggagttgggcaactgagtgttaaagacaggaacacttctgttagctgctttcaggtaaacctgcagctttggggcaagtaattcagaccctgggtctttattggagcagatgggagtgtctggctccgGCATGACAGGGTGCTGGatccctgagctggcagggaaagcaggggtagaagtagtcttggcacattggttgGCAGCTCCTAAGGGGGtatctgtgatccaacccatcacaactgTGATTTAGACCAACTGAGTagctttgtttttaagaaaactcATTGTATCCAATAAGGCAAAGAAACAGAGCATGTTATAATGTATTCATTTAAAATGGCTCAAAGCTCACAGACAGTGCATGTAATGAAGTTCTTGTAAAAGAGTAATGGAGTAAGAAATATTCAAAGAAAtaacaacaaataataaatagtcacAGGAAAATCATGAGCTGGACATCAACAGTCATAGACAGAAAAAGAGGCACGATAAATTGGCATTGATTtttcattatctatctatctatctatctatctatctatctatctatctatctatctatctatctatctatctatctatctatctatctatctatctgtctacaTGATCTTATTTTATCTATTGTATATGTAGTACACACAACCATGCACAAACATGgtttaataaatattaattaataataataacagcaaCCAGCTTTGGAGATCTAGGCACATTTGGATACTTGTGTGGATGAGAGACAAACGGCTACATACAAAGCTACACA
This DNA window, taken from Emys orbicularis isolate rEmyOrb1 chromosome 12, rEmyOrb1.hap1, whole genome shotgun sequence, encodes the following:
- the LOC135887158 gene encoding olfactory receptor 14A16-like; its protein translation is MSNRTIVTKFLLLGFSDVHELQILHFVVFLVIYLAGLMGNLLIITAIALDHHLHTPMYFFLLNLSILDLGSISVTIPKSMANSLMNTRVISYPGCVTQVFLFFFFTGTDLALLTIMAYDRHVAICQPLHYERVVNRRACVQTATSAWITSIVYSALHTGSTFKLPFCQTNVINQSFCEIPQLLKLICSDSDLSEVGAIALGAFLGLNCFVFIIMSYVQIFKTMLRIPSEQGWYKAFSTCLPHLTVVSWLIFTGIFAYLKPTSSSASGLDLVVGVLYSLVPPVMNLIIYSVRNKEIKAALKKLIVWRLFTKS